The Tenebrio molitor chromosome 2, icTenMoli1.1, whole genome shotgun sequence DNA segment AAATCAAGACACTGGCGTGCGAGgtccaattaaaattgatgTCTGGGTTGCTACCATTATAAATCAACTGGATGGTGTGGAACTAACAAACAGCTGTTTCCAACAGGATTCAGCTACTTCTCACACGGCACCACCAaccgttaattatttatgggAGTTCTTCCCAGCACGAGCCGAGCTGATCACctgacttttattttgtttttcaattgaCGCACGCCTATGTCTATTGTCAAGCACGGAATTGATTTCAGAATCACCAACATTTGCATTTCCAAGATATGAAAAAACATGACAACCTTTCATAATCATGTggtgtatttttttgttcaaactAGATAAATCAAGTTAGCAAGCTAGTTTGTTGCGAGAGTGGATGAAATCTTTTACATTGTTGAAAATGAAGCAACAAATCTTTATTtcgaaaacagtttttataaaatggtaAATCTCACTAAAAACATATTCTAATGCTTTTCAAAACTTGAATTCTATATTTTCAAGGAACTGGAAGTTATTGCAAGTTGTTTCAAATTGTGAAcagaagaaaaatatattttttgggcATCCTTAATGGCAACGgcaattttacgtactcacaagtggacgaaaagtaactctttttcggacgcactttttcggacgctgaccgccATCtattggtctgtttagtaagttaggaACGAAACCGAAAAAACAGATAAtcgtcctgtcaccataaattatgtaaataagtaattgtactgcaaataataaatttgaaaagggtagttagaaaataaatttgtaatttttccaatgattgCATTGTAATTCGTGcagtcgcctaaaaaatttaatgtacatCTCTGTACACCTTTTATCCTCTCCTGTTTtgaagcctcggctgcgcctcggccagaaaactcagacacggacgaaaaagatgcactttttggccttgatacacaaataactattttggtACTTACAGCATCTGGCTTGTTTTCATATAAAATATTGtctttacttcaaaaacagatgaaataaaacaaaacaaaacaaaacaaaaatcaattttggagATAACAATATCTTTATTCCTTGTTTGTgagtaaatattaaaatttttaaaagcaCATTTGCTTGATTTGAGCAAAATGTGGTACTGTTGAAAAGTATTTTCTtagtattaaataaaaataccgtACATTTTTTCGGGTTATTAATTTGCGACATTTATTGAGGAAGTTGATCGTATCCTTGAGAGCGAAGCAACAagctgaatttatttttgaaatctgaAAATGCGAAAGCTCGATAAAATCATGTTTCAGcactttttgacatttcagctTAATTTCCAAGGAAATTGAAAAGTTAATGCAACGTGCAATCATAAATTAACGTAAGAAAATTCTCATTTCATTTCCAGTGAGAATTATATTCAAGACTGTGCTatgaaaaactaaaaattacaattacaaaaaaaaaaatacaaattcgaAATTACAAtgagatatacagggtgaccttgaaagttgtgcagatattttaaccagtggtagaactccacaataggtaacgattgacccaataatgccttatacaaaGTTGATATTTTTGGAGAAAAAGGGcctaaaagtttttcaaaaaaagtttgagagccactgaattttataaaaaagttggtcaaaaaaaattgtagacttttgtgttttcttttaattcaaaattaagtcacttgacaagaacctcaatcttaacctcaatttaaatcacaaatggctTTCACCAACCTGGCGATTTTGATCTATGGCGAAGCCCGTGGACATTCAGAGCTAGCACGGCAAACCTTTGTAAACGatgtgcagcatcttcgcgatttcgggcgtttcgaaatgaataagcGCGATCTTGGGCGCCAACGAGAAGATCGCATTTTAGTTGtagaagaagaaattcttcacgaaattgaaaaccagCCACGAACAAGTACTCGGTGTCTTGCAAATCACCTGGGAGTTTCTCTCTCTTCTTCTACGAGTTTTACCAAAAAGAATGTTTTtggataactttttaaatattcaaaaagcttcggtttgtattatttaaaaatttcaaagcgTATTTGTGTAAATTTCTGGCGCAATAAATGTCGTCTCTGATGGACGTTCGGCTGAAAAAATAATCTCCTAGGTCTGGCAGTTACCAAGTCCGGGCGAGTTTACCAACCGAAAAGCAACAGACTCTTCTCAACCACATAACACCCCATTCCGGCGTGATCCTGGAGCCCAGCACCGCAGGTCAGCCCCCCTTGCAGACCCCGACAGCGCCCCCGACCGCCGCGCCGCTAACACTGAGCGTGTCCGAAAGAAAATCGAACATCTCGCGAGTTCTGAAAGGAGTCGCAGCATCCAGCCTGTCCGGTAAGCCTAAATGTTAGCAACACCCACGTTTCACGCTCCCGTCTCCTCCATACCCGTCGATAAAAGGTCACCACTTATTTACGCGAAAACTAATCCTCTTCGCCTGAGGAAGCCGCTCGCAGACTGATCGTTAATTTGCAGCCGACTCGATGTCTTTGAGCTCGCCACCCGGCACGCAGAGTCCCAAAGACTTCGACAAACTGTCCGACGGACACGTCCCCAAAGAAGTATCGAGCCTGTCCGAACACCTCCAAAATTTGATAATGGGTCGCGTCTCGCTGGCCAAAACTGCCTCCAGAACCAGAAAGATCGTGATCTACATCTGCGCCGCCGATTCTCAAGGTACAAAACGCGACCGGAAAACCACAGGAACAATCTATTTCCATTTTAGATTGTTACGTGGAGAAGGGTGCGCTCCACAATAACGTCTATCCGGAATTGAGGGCGCACTGTAGGGCCAAGGGCTACGAGCTGCACATCGTCGACTTGCACTGGAAAACTCTCCTGGAAAAACAACAAGACCACGAATTTCCGGAGCTCTGTATCGGGGAACTCACCAGTAAGAAAACCTAATTTCGGGGGGCTTCCAATCCGCCTGTTTTATTGCAGGACAAATGGAAGTCGCTTACATAATCCCCGTGCTATTCCTGAACAACTCCCTCGGGACGCCGCTCTTGCCCATCACCATCGAGAGCGCAGACTTCAAAATGGCCATGGAGAGCGTCGAAAACCAATCCGCTCAAACTCTCCTCTCCAAATGGTACCAGCTAGACAGCGACGCTCAACCGCCGTGCTACCGCCTCCAGCCCATCTCCTACCACATCCCCGGCTTCAAAGAGACCTCCCCTGAAGAACGGGAGAGAGCCTTCGAGGAGTGGAGGACCGAAATCGACAAGATGCTCGCCGTGCTCATCACCGTCTTCTCCCAAGAACTCCGCGACACTTACTTGACCACCGTCGTGGAGCAAGAAGTGCACAACACGGTCTTCATGAGTCAAGAGCTGGCCAAGCGCTGCATCTGGATCAATCGCGTCTACACCCCGACTGCCAAGACTCCGGACAATCCGAGTCCCGGAGATGCGGAGCTCTACAGGAGACTCAACACCTTGCAGAAAGACCtgagagtaaaaaaaagtcaaaaaagggAAAGCGTCGAGTGACCAGTCTCGTTTCAGAACCAGCTGGCCGAAAAGCACATCGTGAGGATCCCGGTGAAGTACGTCGAAGGGGGGCTGAATCTGGAGGTCCCGGAACACGCGCAGTACATAGCTCAAGTGACGGCGCACCTCCGGAAGCATCTCTCGGAGATGATGGACTCCATCATAGACGAGCACCAGGGCAAGACGATGCTGAAGCCGAGCCACGGGATCGAGGCGCCCCTCTTCGAGGAGCTCAACCAGCAGACGAGCTTCTGCCAAAAGGCCGCACAATGTAGTATTAATAGAGAGAAAACGATTAACGAAATTAAAACGTGAGGAGGCGGGAAGGTCGCCCCCCAGGTCTGACAGGTCTGTTGCAGGTACATCAACGGGGACGGTCGCGCTCCTCTAGTATTATTCGGTCCGGGGGGCTGCGGCAAGACCACTTTGCTGGCGAGAGTGGCTCAGTGTTGCCAACAATGGTTGCCGGAAGCTTTCCTAATTTTTAGATTCATCGGAATCAGCGCCCAGTCGAGCACAATCGAGCAATTATTAAGTTCAATAACGAATCAATGTTCTATTTTAACGTATGGACATAAATGTTATTGTATTCATGTAAGTTTGTTCGGAAGATCTGGACCAAAGTAAATCACGGTTCGGTTTGCAGAACATAGAAACTTATGAAAGAATCCTTCCAACTCTGTTAGCGGCTAGTTGTCTTCAGCGACctttgataataatattaGACGGCATAGACCAAGTCCGTGGTTACAGTTCCAAATCGATTGAATGGCTTCCCGCTACTCTACCCGAAAACATCAAACTTGTACTCTCTGTATCAGAGGGTAGCGATTTCTACGTGCAGATCGCCAAGAGAATCAATCAAAACACGTTCATCAAGATGCCGCTGTTGGGCGAAGCCGAAGCCAAAGGCATCCTCATGTCCAGCGTGATGCAATACAATCATAGCGTTAATTCTAAAATACAAGACTGCGTCCTCAAATCCGTACAAGAGTGCACCCTCCCTCTCTACTCCAAGGTGCTGGCGTGGCAGACCTCCTGGTGGGCGGACAAGGAGCACGACATCGTCCCGAAGGGACACGTCAACGACCAGCTCAGCCTGATGCTGGAGGAGTTGGAGACCATCCTGGGGGTGACCCAGGTGCAACACGCCCTTGCAATAATCACGAGCACCAAACACGGGGTCACGGATTCGGAGATGATCGATTTGTTGGCTTTCGACGACAACTTCCACAGCACGACCACTTACGGTACTGCTCGATCACGCTGTTTCCCGGTACTCACGGTGGGTTTCAGTGGACTGGGCCCCGGCTTGCTTGACTTGGTCCAGGCTGAACAAGCACCTGGCCCCGTTCCTGCAGTGGACCTTGACGGGGGGCGTCTTGGGGGTTCAGTGGAGGGACAACATGCTGCGACAAGCTGTGGCGGCGAGGTACAAGGAGCACGCCAAGTGGGCCAACCAGATGATCTACGACTACTACACTGTAAGTACCTCCACGCGCTCTATTTCCCTCCAATCTGTGGGTTCCAGGGCAAATGGTGGACCAGCAAGCCTGCCAACCTTTCGGCTAGACTGGTATCACAAGAGACGATACTGGGAAAATGGTATGGTAGTCTTTGCATGTAGCTTTCCTAACACAATTTTCACCAAACACCACACGATTAATTGTATTCCCGTTATCTGCATGTACATACTTTCGAATAAAGCTTTCAGTTCACTTTtgattttggttttttattatcaaagatCCGAGGTGCGAGACCCGCCCGTGCAACTGCCCAGGCTCACTGTCGCTGTTTTGCTTTTTAGTTATAACAGGCGGAAGCTGGACGAGCTGCCGTTCCACTACTACCAACTGAAGGGGGAAGTCGAGAATTCTCCGTACATCGCGGACATCACGTGGATCTACGACAAGGTCTGCGGCTCCAACTGCTACCAGATCCTCGAAGACATCAACCTGCAGTGGAGCGTGAAGAACGAGCTGACGCTGCTTTTGAGACACTTTATCGAGACCCACGCGAGCGTCCTCAATTACGACGGCAGACAGTTTTATTCGCACTTGTACAAATATTTAGAAGATAAAATTAGACGTAAAGAAATTAGTTTAGAATCGAACGATTCCACCCTAGCCCAAGTGTACAGCTTAACGAAGAACCCACCTGTCTTATCGTTCATCCCGTTGAACAGCGTCAAAGAGCAGAGTGACGAGTCCGGAGCAGTTTTCCAAGAGAGCAGCTTCGACCTGGTGGTGAGACTGCCGGAAACGGATCAGTTCGTGGTCAGCGTCTCCACGAACAAAGAGGAGATTTGCGTCTGGGACGTGAAACAGTGAGTACCCATCCGGGAGAAACAGGGAATTTCACAGGACCCTCCACAGGTGCACCAGAGTACGGATCCTGAAGGGAGTACCGCACCCGACCAATCTGATACCGATCGACCAATTCAGGTGCATCGTACTGTGCCGGCGGGAACTGAGGATATACGATCTGAATTCTGGTACTTTCGTGACCAAACTGAAGGGAGTCATGAACCAAAAAATGCCTTACTTCGGGCTTCATGACCAAAGTCACTTGGTGGCGCTTAGCAGAAACCGGATGTATGTCAATCTTATGAACCTGGAAACTGGTGAGTACCACCTCTCGAGTTCTCCCGTGCTCACCGTGCGAATCTTGCAGGCGACTGTGTCACCACATTCAAGGCTGGGGAGGACCGCTTTCTCAATTCCCTGCTGGTTTCGGGGGACGGGAGGTACTGTACGCCAACCGCGCCGCtgcactttcgctcacgctcTCTTTTGCAGAGTCCTTGTGTGTGGTGACGAGACACAGAAACCGTTCCCTCTCCTAGTTTGGAACTTACAGTCCAGAAAATTATTGTACGATCTTAGAATACCTCATCACGATTTTATAACGTCATTGTCGGCCATCACATATGAAGGTACAGTCGTGGTACGACATTTAGTCGCGCCCAACAAACACTCTGTGCTTTCAGGTAGTTACGTATGCTGTGTTTGTCACGAAATAGACGAACCCAATCCGAATTTCATCGTTGTGTATGATTTGCAAAGTggtacattatttaaaaaatggaaaccATCTTGTAATACGGTTTCCTTAGAAATTAGCTCACAAGGCGGCTGTGTCATATCCGGTCTCGAGGACGCTAGAATACTCGTATGGGACCTTATTACTGGTAACATTACATAATCCCGCGTGTTCAGAGTTTCGCAAAGATGTCGTCTGTCTCCAGGTAATTGTCGATGGTCTTTGTGCGGCCACACCGCGCCGGTTTCGTCCCTGAAACTGGACCCCACGGGGTCTCTGTGCTTGTCCACGGATGCAGAATGCAGAGACAGATCCATCCGGCTTTGGGATCTCGATAAAGGTACGAGGTGGTTCACGCACGGTCAGGTTTCAGGTCAATTGGATCATTTCCAGGCAACTTGGTGTCCGTTTACACGCCCAGGACGAACATCGCGGCTTGCGAGTTGACGTCGAACGGCGGTCACATCGTCTTGGCCCTCGAGGCCCAAGAAGAGGTGATCATCTTGCAGCTGACGGGGCCCAGCGCGGACAGAAACTGCGAGATCGAAACGTACGGTGTGGCGGAGAATCACGGCAAAATTTTCGAACTGAAAGAGAGTGATGCGTGCTGACCGAAATAGTTTAACTCTTTTCAATTATCACAGGAATtgtttaaatgtaattaaGAATTTTCCGAGTCGTGCTTGTTTGTCATTGTTTTTGGGAAACACTTTTCGATGGACTGTGCTGGTAGCAGATCCAGACTACTTCTACTCTTCTActcttttttatcattttggtTTTTTGGATTGTTCCTCTCCTTGTACATGTACCTCTCTACTTTTAGCAAACTTTGCTTAATTTACTTGACGAATTGTTTATTTGGTGTGGAACGATGGTAGATACAAATTTTACGGCAACTTTATATGTTACGTGGTTAGATTGTAAGAATATGAAGTAAGTCGCACCACTGCCAAAATCTACGAAATGAATTGACTTCACACGGTTGCCAAAGTACGTTGTAATTgtcaataatataaaatattttcagattcCGGTTTTTGTAATAAGTACATACACTTATGGTCGTTACGCTAAGACTTTCTACTTCGGAAAAACGTTGACAAAAAAGCCGGCTAACCAATGTTATAGAGTAATTTAAGCAAAGTCCTATtgttacaaagatatattcccATCTGGTATGCGGaacaatataattaaaatattatatttgtATGTTGTGATTcttgtgtaaaaataaatgtaacaaACATTCTTTCGCAATTCCATTCTATCCAAAAGCAAACATTTCCATGCATCTTGTTTTCACGCTATTCTCCAAAACAATTATCAAATTATTCACATTTTAAAAGAAGGCATGAAGTAAACAAGGCAGAATCCTAAAAATGTAGCTGTTTTCCCAAAAGTAATCAATCGAAAAAGACCTAAAGCCTTTAAAAAAGTACACAAAGTACACATTTTTATGCATCCCAAAAGTACCCGAATATCTGTAGACCACCAAAAATTGGGCACTCGAAAAAACCGTTGAAAATCGTCCAAAATCATACAAAATTATCTCAAGAGCACTAtaaaaaacttacaaaataCCTTGTTTTTAAATACTCCAAAATGGCTTTTTAACAACACTAAATCAAGGAGGGATGGTACCAGGATATTTGGCACCTTAAAAAACAAGGCAGAATCCTAAAAATTTAGATGTTTTCCCAAAAGTAAACAACCGAAAAAGAcctaaaataattaacttttatgCGCCTcaaaaatactcaaaaatCAATAGACTACCAGAAATTGGACACATGAGAAAACCGTtgaaaatcatccaaaatcaagcataattattaattacattaaaagcacccaaaaaaaacttacaaaatcCATTGTTTTTAGAAATCCCAAAATAAGTTTTAATTTCTGGACCAGACCAATTGGCACATGCAaaaatcatttgaaaacgACCAAAGAAAAGAATATGAAACAACTGAAAAGAGCccaaaattctttaaaaatcaCTAATTTTTATGCACCCTAAAAGTATCCAAATATCTGTAGACCACCAGAAATTGTGCACacgaaaaaatcattgaaaattaTCCAAAATCAAGTAAAGTTACCtcaaaaacaacacaaaaacatAACAAAATGTGTTGTTTTTAAACACCGCAATATGCTTTTAATTTCTGGACCGAGCCAATTGGCGCATGCAAAAATCGTTTAAAAACGACCGAAAAAGAGCCAAACAccccaaaatgaatttttttatttctgggCCAGAGCATTTGGGCACTTTAAAAATCCAATGAAAATTAAGGAAATTAGTCccaaaaagttattaaaattattgaaaaagagGACAAAGTTCCTTATTTTTAGATGCCCCAAAATGGCTTTTCATTGATGGACCAGGATAATAACACAGGTCTACACTGATTTCGttgtttgcataaaattgacagtttttgaacaatttcgaccccctgattacgaaaatgattttggttttCTTGGTAGGCGGCTGCGTGCGCCATTTACAAAATCTTGCAACAGAAATGCGACCTCCCTATTGGCTACTATATTCCACTAACAAACAGGgaggtcgcatttcgttgcaggagtttgtaaatggcgcgcgcaaccgcctaccaggaaaaaatatactatagttttttcacaattcgttttttcttaaaattggaatgttcacctagaatgaatgaattaattcaaaatttcgataCTGTAATATTCTATGAATGTTATTGAAAGGAATGCCTGGAAGGCATTTAAGAACGTCATCGAAAAATTTGCTTGGAAATCACAAAGATGAAgactacaaaaatattgtaagtgtGTGTTCTGTGAGAAATAGTCTATACAGGGTTAgtcacgagagacttccgatgaaaatttcgttaaatgcaaccgaaactacaatttccaatggtttctatcttcctaaatttataaatagttATATGTACTTAAATCAACGATTGCTGGCTCTTATTGTCTGTCATgtcagttttcacattttatacAGCGTTATTtacgagaggggtatttctgagcttctttttgccgcaacccattttacacattgcaacaatatcttgatttcaaattttgaaaataattataactaaaTCAACGATGGCTCTTAGTCCTGTCTCGTTggcgttaaagcaaaaaatctttgtcaattcgaaaaattgttttttgcaattacaacgaaaagactgacattATTCCCATTTATggagtgtggaaagaattctgtcgccgctgcagatgtttagaagccgatggtagacacttcgaacaccttttacactaaatgaatttgttaatttatttgttgaattttgactAAATACAGGTTAactgccaatctgacatttctcacaaatctatccaactcactttgatttctaatttaaaagaaataacacatttgatttagtagttactgccgttggtattgttggttgcggcaaaataaaagttcagaagtacccctcgcgtgaataaccctgtattattaacttttgctcataacctcaataaagagaaagtgtcatgattaatcttattcgccaagctacttggattgctaacttatttcgaattaaacaaaatatcaagttctagggatttcttgtattttaggttgcatataacgaaattttcatcggaagtctcccgtgaataaccctgtacctacagggttattcacgagaggggtttttctgaatttctttttacggcaacccattatacacattgcaacaatatcttgatttaaaattttgaaaataattataactgaatccacgatggctcttagttCTGTCTcttgacgttaaagcaaaaaatctttgtcaattcgaaatagtatattgttatataagtGAGGAAAGGGATGCATTGCTAAACGAGAATGACAATTGGATCACGAGCGATAGCAAGTTGATCTAATCATTCAAGTTTAGCAATGGACCTTTCCTCACGtatataacatactattttttccaacgtcaagagctttcggtttatcttgcataggtattatcaatttattattttatacaaatcaacatagaagtaaaatttgaaaatcacgtttccatgctcacagtaaacaataaaatttaattaatgaatgtcaagtcgtgtttttaccaaaacttgaaaattaatcagaatttactaaacaaatagtgatggaagtagaagatagtgttgtaaatttaccaaatacagaaattaaagaagcagCGAACTAGGTATCTTTGGAATTATTACCTATAAAATCTCGAGCACGCTACGGAAAGGAATACAATGCGTTACTGAGGTGGAGACAAGTAGTAAGAAGCGCTAGTTTGTCGTCAACGTCAAGCTCTGTACCGACACGttatttaggaaaaaaaatcaggaacatttggagttttaattcgtgtaaaaaattgtacatttagtttctataatactgataaaaaagttaagtatctttgtaagtgctatttgttaataaagaattcttaaaaatgtatatgtatgtatatttgaacgttattttaaagaaagtatgtacatacctaaatggggatcaaattttttttttactttccccactagtgagggaagtgatttactttcctcacatgtgatgcaaacgcctactttcatctctaaattgagtgatgaaaatgtcattttcagacttgacgttggaaaaaatgtgtttttacaataacgacgaaaagactgacatgctcctcatttatggagagtgtggaaagaattctgtcgccgctgcggatgtttagaagccgatggtagacactttgaacaccttttacactaaattaatttgttaatttat contains these protein-coding regions:
- the LOC138123183 gene encoding NACHT and WD repeat domain-containing protein 2 yields the protein MGNSCSSGQAHKDKDNMSQRSEESGSYQVRASLPTEKQQTLLNHITPHSGVILEPSTAGQPPLQTPTAPPTAAPLTLSVSERKSNISRVLKGVAASSLSADSMSLSSPPGTQSPKDFDKLSDGHVPKEVSSLSEHLQNLIMGRVSLAKTASRTRKIVIYICAADSQDCYVEKGALHNNVYPELRAHCRAKGYELHIVDLHWKTLLEKQQDHEFPELCIGELTRQMEVAYIIPVLFLNNSLGTPLLPITIESADFKMAMESVENQSAQTLLSKWYQLDSDAQPPCYRLQPISYHIPGFKETSPEERERAFEEWRTEIDKMLAVLITVFSQELRDTYLTTVVEQEVHNTVFMSQELAKRCIWINRVYTPTAKTPDNPSPGDAELYRRLNTLQKDLRNQLAEKHIVRIPVKYVEGGLNLEVPEHAQYIAQVTAHLRKHLSEMMDSIIDEHQGKTMLKPSHGIEAPLFEELNQQTSFCQKAAQCSINREKTINEIKTYINGDGRAPLVLFGPGGCGKTTLLARVAQCCQQWLPEAFLIFRFIGISAQSSTIEQLLSSITNQCSILTYGHKCYCIHNIETYERILPTLLAASCLQRPLIIILDGIDQVRGYSSKSIEWLPATLPENIKLVLSVSEGSDFYVQIAKRINQNTFIKMPLLGEAEAKGILMSSVMQYNHSVNSKIQDCVLKSVQECTLPLYSKVLAWQTSWWADKEHDIVPKGHVNDQLSLMLEELETILGVTQVQHALAIITSTKHGVTDSEMIDLLAFDDNFHSTTTYVDWAPACLTWSRLNKHLAPFLQWTLTGGVLGVQWRDNMLRQAVAARYKEHAKWANQMIYDYYTGKWWTSKPANLSARLVSQETILGKCYNRRKLDELPFHYYQLKGEVENSPYIADITWIYDKVCGSNCYQILEDINLQWSVKNELTLLLRHFIETHASVLNYDGRQFYSHLYKYLEDKIRRKEISLESNDSTLAQVYSLTKNPPVLSFIPLNSVKEQSDESGAVFQESSFDLVVRLPETDQFVVSVSTNKEEICVWDVKQCTRVRILKGVPHPTNLIPIDQFRCIVLCRRELRIYDLNSGTFVTKLKGVMNQKMPYFGLHDQSHLVALSRNRMYVNLMNLETGDCVTTFKAGEDRFLNSLLVSGDGRVLVCGDETQKPFPLLVWNLQSRKLLYDLRIPHHDFITSLSAITYEGSYVCCVCHEIDEPNPNFIVVYDLQSGTLFKKWKPSCNTVSLEISSQGGCVISGLEDARILVWDLITGNCRWSLCGHTAPVSSLKLDPTGSLCLSTDAECRDRSIRLWDLDKGNLVSVYTPRTNIAACELTSNGGHIVLALEAQEEVIILQLTGPSADRNCEIETYGVAENHGKIFELKESDAC